A stretch of the Streptomyces sp. WMMB303 genome encodes the following:
- a CDS encoding IclR family transcriptional regulator: MARTIQSLERAAAVLRLLAGGERRLGLSEIASALDLAKGTAHGLLRTLQQEGFVEQEAVTGRYQLGAELLRLGNSYLDVHELRARALVWTDDLARSSGESVYLGVLHQQGVLIVHHVFRPDDSRQVLEVGAMQPLHSTALGKVLCAFDPVAHSEALDGRRTDFTERTVTGEDRFETLLETVRARGWAADVEETWDGLASVAAPIHDRRRMPVGAVGITGAVERVCEGEELLPRLVAAVRDTARAVSRDLGARRF; encoded by the coding sequence ATGGCCCGGACCATCCAGTCGCTGGAACGAGCGGCGGCCGTACTGCGGCTGCTGGCGGGCGGCGAGCGGCGGCTCGGACTCTCCGAGATCGCCTCGGCGCTCGACCTGGCCAAGGGTACGGCGCACGGGCTGCTGCGCACCCTCCAGCAGGAGGGCTTCGTGGAACAGGAGGCGGTCACGGGCCGCTACCAGCTCGGGGCCGAACTGCTCCGCCTCGGCAACAGCTACCTGGACGTGCACGAGCTGCGGGCCCGCGCCCTGGTGTGGACGGACGACCTGGCCCGCTCCAGCGGGGAGAGCGTCTATCTGGGCGTGCTCCACCAGCAGGGCGTGCTCATCGTGCACCACGTCTTCCGGCCGGACGACAGCCGCCAGGTGCTGGAGGTCGGCGCCATGCAGCCGCTGCACAGCACGGCCCTGGGCAAGGTGCTGTGCGCGTTCGACCCGGTGGCGCACAGCGAGGCGCTGGACGGGCGGCGGACGGACTTCACCGAGCGCACGGTCACCGGCGAGGATCGGTTCGAGACGCTGCTGGAGACCGTCCGGGCGCGCGGCTGGGCGGCGGACGTGGAGGAGACCTGGGACGGCCTCGCCTCGGTGGCCGCGCCGATCCACGACCGGCGCCGGATGCCGGTGGGCGCGGTGGGCATCACCGGGGCCGTGGAGCGGGTGTGCGAGGGCGAGGAGTTGCTTCCGCGACTGGTGGCGGCCGTGCGGGACACGGCCCGGGCGGTCTCCCGGGACCTGGGTGCGCGGCGGTTCTGA
- a CDS encoding MIP/aquaporin family protein, producing the protein MSSLDIFTSEVTGTMVLILLGGGVVAAVNLKRSKAFAAGWVAIAFGWGFGVLTGAYIAQPSGAHLNPAVTLALAIKGDTPWSDVPLYMGSELLGAILGAVLVWVAYYSQFQATLREPDMVEMKHANPGPVHGVFFTSPEVRNGLLNFLTEVIATFVLIFAILTQGLVQDPDGHPGLGRMGALITALVVVGIGLSLGGPTGYAINPARDLGPRLAHAVLPLPNKGGSDWSYAWVPVVGPLAGAAIAAGLYNLAWA; encoded by the coding sequence GTGTCCAGCCTCGACATCTTCACGAGTGAGGTCACCGGCACGATGGTGCTGATCCTCCTCGGTGGCGGCGTGGTCGCCGCAGTCAATCTCAAGCGCTCGAAGGCGTTCGCGGCCGGCTGGGTCGCCATCGCCTTCGGCTGGGGCTTCGGGGTGCTCACCGGTGCCTACATCGCCCAGCCGTCCGGCGCCCACCTCAACCCGGCGGTCACCCTGGCGCTCGCCATCAAGGGCGACACCCCCTGGAGCGACGTCCCGCTCTACATGGGCAGCGAACTGCTGGGCGCCATCCTGGGCGCCGTGCTGGTCTGGGTGGCCTACTACAGCCAGTTCCAGGCCACGCTCCGCGAGCCGGACATGGTCGAGATGAAGCACGCGAACCCCGGCCCCGTGCACGGCGTCTTCTTCACCTCCCCCGAGGTGCGCAACGGCCTGCTGAACTTCCTCACCGAGGTCATCGCCACCTTCGTGCTGATCTTCGCGATCCTCACCCAGGGCCTGGTCCAGGACCCCGACGGCCACCCGGGTCTCGGCAGGATGGGCGCCTTGATCACCGCGCTGGTCGTCGTCGGTATCGGTCTCTCGCTCGGCGGACCCACGGGCTACGCCATCAACCCGGCCCGTGACCTCGGTCCCCGGCTGGCCCACGCGGTGCTGCCGCTGCCGAACAAGGGCGGCAGCGACTGGAGCTACGCCTGGGTCCCGGTGGTGGGCCCGCTGGCCGGCGCCGCCATCGCGGCGGGGCTCTACAACCTCGCATGGGCCTAG
- the glpK gene encoding glycerol kinase GlpK, with translation MSETHSTHASAHGGGPFIAAIDQGTTSSRCIVFDKDGRIVAVDQKEHEQILPKPGWVEHDAAEIWTNVQQVVTGALEKAGVTREDVLALGITNQRETTVLWEKATGRPVHNAIVWQDTRTDALCKELGRNVGQDRFRRETGLPLASYFAGPKIRWLLDNVEGLRERAENGEILFGTMDSWVIWNLTGGPDGGKHVTDVTNASRTMLMNLHTMAWDEKICASIGIPMAVLPEIRSSSEVYGEATGELAGLPVASALGDQQAALFGQTCFEQGEAKSTYGTGTFLLMNTGHEPVNSYNGLLTTVGYRIGDQQPVFALEGSIAVTGSLVQWMRDQMGLINSAAEIETLASSVEDNGGAYFVPAFSGLFAPYWRSDARGVIAGLTRYVTKAHLARAVLEATAWQTREIVDAMQKDSEVELAALKVDGGMTANNLLMQTISDVLDAPVVRPMVAETTCLGAAYAAGLAVGFWSGTDELRANWKRAAEWTPRMDAETREREYRNWLKAVERTMGWIEEEN, from the coding sequence ATGAGCGAGACCCACAGCACCCACGCCTCCGCACACGGCGGCGGGCCCTTCATAGCCGCGATCGACCAGGGCACCACCTCCAGCCGCTGCATCGTCTTCGACAAGGACGGCCGCATCGTCGCGGTCGACCAGAAGGAGCACGAGCAGATCCTGCCCAAGCCGGGCTGGGTCGAACACGACGCGGCCGAGATCTGGACCAACGTCCAGCAGGTGGTCACCGGAGCGCTGGAGAAGGCCGGAGTCACCCGGGAGGACGTGCTGGCCCTGGGCATCACCAACCAGCGCGAGACGACCGTCCTGTGGGAGAAGGCGACCGGCCGTCCGGTGCACAACGCCATCGTCTGGCAGGACACCCGCACCGACGCGCTCTGCAAGGAGCTGGGCCGCAACGTCGGCCAGGACCGGTTCCGCCGCGAGACCGGGCTGCCGCTGGCGTCCTACTTCGCCGGGCCGAAGATCCGCTGGCTGCTGGACAACGTCGAGGGGCTGCGCGAGCGCGCCGAGAACGGCGAGATCCTCTTCGGCACCATGGACTCCTGGGTCATCTGGAACCTCACCGGCGGCCCGGACGGCGGCAAGCACGTCACCGACGTCACCAACGCCTCCCGCACCATGCTGATGAACCTGCACACCATGGCCTGGGACGAGAAGATCTGCGCGTCCATCGGCATCCCGATGGCGGTGCTGCCCGAGATCCGCTCGTCCTCCGAGGTGTACGGCGAGGCCACCGGCGAGCTGGCGGGGCTGCCGGTCGCCTCCGCACTGGGCGACCAGCAGGCGGCACTGTTCGGCCAGACCTGCTTCGAGCAGGGCGAGGCCAAGTCGACCTACGGCACCGGCACCTTCCTGCTGATGAACACCGGGCACGAGCCGGTCAACTCCTACAACGGTCTGCTCACCACGGTCGGCTACCGCATCGGCGACCAGCAGCCGGTCTTCGCGCTGGAGGGCTCCATCGCGGTCACCGGTTCGCTGGTGCAATGGATGCGCGACCAGATGGGGCTGATCAACAGCGCGGCGGAGATCGAGACCCTGGCCAGCTCCGTCGAGGACAACGGCGGCGCCTACTTCGTCCCGGCGTTCTCCGGCCTGTTCGCCCCGTACTGGCGCTCCGACGCGCGCGGTGTCATCGCGGGCCTGACCCGCTACGTCACCAAGGCGCACCTGGCCCGCGCGGTGCTGGAGGCGACGGCCTGGCAGACCCGGGAGATCGTCGACGCGATGCAGAAGGACTCCGAGGTCGAGCTGGCCGCGCTGAAGGTGGACGGCGGCATGACCGCCAACAACCTGCTGATGCAGACCATCTCGGACGTCCTGGACGCGCCCGTCGTGCGCCCGATGGTCGCCGAGACCACCTGCCTCGGCGCGGCGTACGCGGCCGGTCTGGCCGTCGGCTTCTGGTCGGGCACCGACGAGCTGCGGGCCAACTGGAAGCGCGCCGCGGAATGGACCCCCCGCATGGACGCAGAGACGCGTGAGCGGGAATACCGGAACTGGCTCAAGGCCGTGGAGCGGACCATGGGCTGGATCGAAGAGGAGAACTGA
- a CDS encoding glycerol-3-phosphate dehydrogenase/oxidase, whose translation MNTSQSVPTLGTHPTAGSNPGRAETRGLLANATYDLLVIGGGILGTSVAWHAAQSGLRVAMVDAGDFAGATSSASSKLVHGGLRYLQTGAVKLVAENHHERRVLAKDVAPHLVNPLTFYLPVYKGGPHGATKLGAGVFAYSALSAFGDGVGRVISPAKAAADNPALRTDNLKAVAVYGDHQMNDSRMAVMTVRAAVESGAVVLNHAEVTGLRFTRGRVTGAELRDRTDGAEFGVNARLVLNATGPWVDHLRTMEDSGAAPSIRLSKGAHLVLKRKSPWGAAMATPIDKYRITFALPWEDQLLLGTTDEEYTGDPADVRATEADIQQILDEAAFSVRDTDLDRDLMTYAFAGLRVLPGGPGGVESAKRETVVTEGRGGMLSVAGGKWTTYRHIGRTVMDKLEKLPGGALAASMESAVPVKDLVRRTPLPGIANPNAVAHRLLVDREPGVRMDPLTVRQLATHYGSLSFDIARLVNEDPSLGERIHPDGPEIWAQVVYARDHEWAETVDDVARRRTTLTIRGLDDEKVRGRIEELLEQRG comes from the coding sequence ATGAACACCTCGCAGAGCGTCCCCACCCTCGGGACGCACCCGACTGCCGGCAGCAACCCTGGCCGCGCAGAGACCAGAGGGCTGCTCGCGAACGCGACGTACGACCTCCTGGTCATCGGCGGCGGCATCCTGGGCACCTCGGTCGCCTGGCATGCGGCGCAGTCGGGACTGCGGGTGGCGATGGTGGACGCCGGCGACTTCGCCGGCGCCACCTCCTCCGCGTCCTCGAAGCTGGTGCACGGCGGTCTGCGCTACCTGCAGACCGGCGCCGTCAAGCTCGTCGCGGAGAACCACCACGAGCGGCGGGTACTGGCCAAGGACGTGGCCCCGCACCTGGTCAACCCGCTCACCTTCTACCTGCCCGTCTACAAGGGCGGCCCGCACGGCGCCACCAAGCTCGGCGCGGGCGTCTTCGCCTACTCGGCACTGTCCGCCTTCGGCGACGGAGTCGGCCGGGTGATCTCCCCGGCGAAGGCCGCCGCCGACAACCCGGCGCTGCGCACCGACAATCTCAAGGCGGTCGCGGTCTACGGCGACCACCAGATGAACGACTCGCGGATGGCGGTGATGACCGTCCGAGCGGCCGTGGAGTCGGGCGCCGTGGTTCTCAACCACGCGGAGGTCACCGGGCTGCGCTTCACCCGCGGCCGGGTCACCGGAGCCGAGCTGCGGGACCGCACCGACGGTGCCGAGTTCGGCGTGAACGCGCGGCTGGTGCTGAACGCGACCGGCCCGTGGGTTGACCACCTCAGGACGATGGAGGACAGCGGCGCGGCGCCCTCGATCAGGCTGTCCAAGGGCGCGCACCTGGTCCTCAAGCGGAAGTCGCCGTGGGGCGCGGCGATGGCCACCCCCATCGACAAGTACCGCATCACCTTCGCGCTGCCGTGGGAGGACCAGCTGCTGCTGGGCACCACGGACGAGGAGTACACCGGCGACCCGGCCGACGTGCGGGCCACCGAGGCCGACATCCAGCAGATCCTGGACGAGGCCGCCTTCTCGGTGCGGGACACCGATCTGGACCGCGACCTGATGACCTACGCCTTCGCAGGACTGCGGGTGCTGCCCGGCGGCCCCGGCGGCGTGGAGTCGGCCAAGCGGGAGACCGTCGTCACCGAGGGCCGGGGCGGGATGCTGTCGGTCGCGGGCGGCAAGTGGACCACCTACCGGCACATCGGCCGCACGGTGATGGACAAGCTGGAGAAGCTGCCCGGCGGGGCGCTCGCGGCGTCCATGGAGAGCGCGGTCCCGGTCAAGGACCTGGTGCGGCGGACGCCGCTGCCGGGAATCGCCAACCCGAACGCGGTCGCGCACCGGCTGCTGGTGGACCGGGAGCCGGGCGTGCGGATGGACCCGCTGACCGTCCGTCAGCTCGCCACGCACTACGGTTCCCTCTCCTTCGACATCGCCCGGCTGGTCAACGAGGACCCGTCGCTGGGCGAGCGCATCCATCCCGACGGTCCGGAGATCTGGGCTCAGGTGGTCTACGCACGCGACCACGAGTGGGCCGAGACGGTGGACGACGTGGCGCGCCGCCGCACCACCCTGACCATCCGCGGCCTGGACGACGAGAAGGTACGCGGCCGGATCGAGGAGCTGCTCGAGCAGCGCGGCTGA
- a CDS encoding glycosyl hydrolase family 18 protein, translating into MNGETNAGNGTPAARPARRRLRMPGRTRARRAAGWTVLALVVLLVLPSAGAAAALRASYAGEVSAEARSRGRDALWLGHAWVDGRRDEADLAALERRIAGTGIRDLYVHTGPLSHDGSLPKKRYPRAQWLLKAVERELPGVRVQAWLGDRLAYGPDADGGLRTADPETRRAVVASARQVLTAGFDGVHFDLEPLRSDDAGYLRLLDRLRPAVRAHHGVLSVAAHQIDPLPGLHHVSGSVFGHGKWWSQEYFGKVARRVDQIAVMSYDTALPAESLYGGYVAQQTALALEAAPARVDVLMGLPFYHTDDLGHHAAAETAAAAVRGVRLGLGREDGDRARFGVALYVDFAATEQDWRAYRRGWGAPAAPAGARHTQTSDAQGRQR; encoded by the coding sequence ATGAACGGCGAGACGAACGCGGGCAACGGGACGCCCGCGGCAAGACCCGCGCGCCGCCGCCTGCGGATGCCGGGACGCACCCGGGCACGGCGGGCAGCGGGGTGGACGGTGCTGGCGCTCGTGGTCCTCCTCGTCCTGCCGAGCGCCGGCGCGGCTGCGGCCCTTCGCGCCAGCTACGCGGGAGAGGTGTCCGCCGAAGCACGCTCCCGGGGTCGCGACGCGCTGTGGCTGGGGCACGCCTGGGTGGACGGGCGCCGGGACGAGGCGGACCTCGCAGCCCTCGAGCGGCGGATCGCGGGTACCGGCATCCGCGACCTGTACGTCCACACCGGGCCGCTGTCCCACGACGGCTCGCTGCCGAAGAAGCGGTACCCGCGGGCGCAGTGGCTGCTGAAGGCCGTCGAGCGGGAGCTGCCCGGAGTGCGGGTCCAGGCATGGCTCGGGGACCGGCTCGCCTACGGCCCGGACGCGGACGGCGGACTGCGCACCGCCGACCCGGAGACGCGGCGCGCCGTGGTGGCGAGCGCCCGGCAGGTGCTGACGGCGGGCTTCGACGGGGTGCACTTCGACCTGGAGCCGCTGCGCTCGGACGACGCCGGCTATCTGCGGCTGCTGGACCGGCTGCGCCCGGCGGTCCGGGCGCACCACGGGGTGCTGTCGGTCGCCGCGCACCAGATCGACCCGCTGCCGGGGCTGCACCACGTCTCGGGCAGCGTCTTCGGACACGGCAAGTGGTGGTCGCAGGAGTACTTCGGCAAGGTCGCGCGGCGGGTGGACCAGATCGCGGTGATGTCCTACGACACGGCGCTGCCCGCCGAGAGCCTGTACGGCGGCTATGTGGCGCAGCAGACGGCACTCGCGCTGGAGGCGGCGCCCGCCCGGGTGGACGTGCTGATGGGGCTGCCCTTCTACCACACGGACGACCTGGGCCATCATGCCGCTGCCGAGACCGCGGCCGCGGCGGTGCGCGGGGTACGGCTCGGGCTCGGCCGCGAGGATGGCGACCGGGCGCGGTTCGGCGTCGCGCTCTACGTCGACTTCGCGGCGACGGAACAGGACTGGCGCGCCTACCGGCGCGGCTGGGGCGCACCGGCCGCACCGGCCGGAGCACGGCACACACAGACTTCGGACGCCCAGGGGAGGCAGCGTTGA
- a CDS encoding FadR/GntR family transcriptional regulator produces the protein MTVTDEAIEKIKGMIVSGTLGPGDRLPRESELATELGLSRNSLREAVRALALIRVLDVRQGDGTYVTSLDPQVLLAAMSFVVDFHRDDTVLELLAVRRILEPAATALAGTRIAVAELDALESELDALESELAASAPEPSVGQLVAADLEFHRRIAAASGNSVLGSLLDGLSGPHTRARVWQGLSRQDAVSRTLHEHRQILAALRTGDAEAARSWSTVHIAGVEQWLRSAL, from the coding sequence TTGACCGTCACGGACGAGGCGATCGAGAAGATCAAGGGGATGATCGTCTCGGGGACGCTGGGCCCCGGCGACCGGCTGCCCAGGGAGAGCGAACTGGCCACCGAACTGGGCCTGTCGCGCAACTCGCTGCGGGAGGCGGTCCGCGCGCTGGCGCTGATCCGCGTACTCGACGTACGCCAGGGCGACGGCACGTATGTGACCAGCCTGGATCCGCAGGTGCTGCTGGCGGCGATGAGCTTCGTGGTGGACTTCCACCGCGACGACACCGTCCTGGAACTCCTGGCCGTACGCCGCATCCTGGAGCCGGCGGCCACCGCCCTGGCGGGCACCCGGATCGCCGTGGCCGAGCTGGACGCGCTGGAATCCGAGCTGGACGCGCTGGAATCCGAGCTGGCCGCGTCGGCTCCGGAACCGTCCGTGGGGCAACTGGTCGCCGCGGACCTGGAGTTCCACCGGCGCATCGCGGCCGCCTCCGGCAACTCCGTACTGGGTTCGCTGCTGGACGGCCTCTCCGGCCCGCACACCCGCGCCCGGGTCTGGCAGGGGCTCAGCCGGCAGGACGCGGTCAGCCGCACCCTGCACGAGCACCGGCAGATCCTCGCGGCCCTGCGAACCGGCGACGCGGAGGCGGCGCGCTCCTGGTCGACCGTGCACATCGCGGGCGTGGAGCAGTGGCTGCGCTCGGCGCTGTGA
- a CDS encoding PAC2 family protein, which yields MIELEGVPELVDPVMVAAFEGWNDAGDAASGAVAHLEREWKGEVFAALDAEDYYDFQVNRPQVFLEDGVRKVTWPTTRLSVVRVEDADGKGRRRDLVLVRGIEPSMRWRSFCNEILGFAHELGVELVVVLGSLLGDTPHTRPVPVTGVTSDSDLARTMNLEESRYEGATGIVGILQEACTHAGVPAASLWAAVPHYVSQPPNPKATLALLNRLEDLLGVRVPMGELTEDARAWQIGVDQLAAEDSEVAEYVQSLEEARDTAELPEASGEAIAKEFERYLRHRDGSGSADGGSAPGTSPSLRDPGHQPPPPPPKPGGEPPRPGEPDEDE from the coding sequence GTGATCGAGCTGGAGGGGGTTCCCGAGCTGGTCGACCCAGTCATGGTGGCCGCGTTCGAGGGGTGGAACGACGCGGGTGACGCCGCGTCCGGCGCGGTCGCGCACCTGGAACGGGAGTGGAAGGGCGAGGTGTTCGCCGCGCTGGACGCGGAGGACTACTACGACTTCCAGGTGAACCGCCCGCAGGTCTTCCTCGAGGACGGCGTACGCAAGGTCACCTGGCCCACCACGCGGCTGTCCGTCGTCCGGGTCGAGGACGCGGACGGCAAGGGCAGGCGGCGCGATCTGGTCCTGGTGCGCGGCATCGAACCGAGCATGCGGTGGCGCTCCTTCTGCAACGAGATCCTGGGGTTCGCGCACGAGCTGGGAGTCGAACTGGTGGTGGTGCTGGGCTCGCTGCTCGGTGACACTCCGCACACCCGGCCGGTCCCGGTGACCGGCGTGACCTCGGACTCCGATCTGGCCCGCACGATGAACCTGGAGGAGTCCCGCTACGAGGGGGCGACCGGGATCGTCGGCATCCTCCAGGAAGCCTGCACCCATGCGGGCGTTCCGGCGGCCAGCCTGTGGGCGGCCGTACCGCACTACGTCTCCCAGCCGCCCAACCCCAAGGCGACGCTCGCCCTGCTCAACCGGCTGGAGGACCTGCTCGGCGTGCGCGTTCCGATGGGTGAGCTGACCGAGGACGCCCGGGCCTGGCAGATCGGCGTCGACCAGCTCGCGGCGGAGGACAGCGAGGTGGCCGAGTACGTCCAGTCACTGGAGGAGGCCCGGGACACCGCCGAACTGCCGGAAGCCTCGGGAGAGGCCATCGCCAAGGAGTTCGAACGCTACCTGCGGCACCGCGACGGTTCCGGCTCCGCAGACGGCGGCTCGGCGCCCGGCACATCCCCCTCGCTGCGGGACCCGGGACATCAGCCCCCTCCCCCGCCGCCCAAGCCCGGTGGCGAGCCGCCGCGACCCGGTGAGCCGGACGAGGACGAGTGA
- the mshC gene encoding cysteine--1-D-myo-inosityl 2-amino-2-deoxy-alpha-D-glucopyranoside ligase, whose amino-acid sequence MHAWPATEVPVLPGQGRDLDIHDTATGGRVTLTPGPVARLYVCGITPYDATHLGHAATYNAFDLVQRVWLDTKRQVHYIQNVTDVDDPLLERATATNIDWTALAERETALFREDMTALRMLPPKHYIGAVESIPHIVPLVERLRDMGAAYELDGDIYFSVESDAHFGAVSHYDAETMRLLSAERGGDPERPGKKNPLDPQLWTAAREGEPHWDGGTLGPGRPGWHIECVAIALEHLGMGFDIQGGGSDLAFPHHEMGASHAQALTGEYPFARSYVHAGMVGLNGEKMSKSKGNLVFVSQLRKDGVDPAAIRLTLLAHHYRADWEYTDAVLEAAQQRLDRWRSAVSRPDGPPAEAMLEAVRTALADDLDTPAALAAVDTWAEQQAEQGGTDEGAPGLVSRTVDALLGVAL is encoded by the coding sequence ATGCATGCCTGGCCCGCTACCGAGGTCCCCGTCCTGCCTGGACAGGGCCGCGACCTCGACATCCACGACACCGCGACCGGTGGCCGAGTGACCCTCACCCCCGGTCCTGTCGCCCGCCTCTACGTGTGTGGCATCACCCCCTACGACGCCACCCACCTCGGACACGCGGCGACCTACAACGCGTTCGACCTCGTGCAGCGCGTGTGGCTCGACACCAAGCGCCAGGTGCACTACATACAGAACGTCACCGACGTGGACGATCCACTCCTGGAGCGGGCGACCGCGACGAACATCGACTGGACGGCGCTCGCGGAGCGCGAGACCGCGCTGTTCCGCGAGGACATGACGGCCCTGCGGATGCTGCCGCCGAAGCACTACATCGGCGCCGTGGAGTCCATTCCCCACATCGTGCCGCTGGTCGAGCGGCTGCGGGACATGGGAGCCGCCTACGAACTCGACGGGGACATCTACTTCTCGGTCGAGTCCGACGCCCACTTCGGGGCCGTCTCGCACTACGACGCGGAAACGATGCGGCTGCTGTCCGCCGAGCGCGGCGGCGACCCCGAGCGCCCCGGCAAGAAGAACCCGCTCGACCCGCAGCTGTGGACGGCGGCCCGCGAGGGCGAACCCCACTGGGACGGCGGCACGTTGGGGCCCGGACGCCCCGGCTGGCACATCGAGTGCGTGGCGATCGCGCTCGAACACCTGGGCATGGGCTTCGACATCCAGGGCGGCGGGTCCGATCTGGCCTTCCCGCACCACGAGATGGGCGCCTCCCACGCGCAGGCGCTGACCGGCGAGTACCCCTTCGCGCGCAGCTATGTGCACGCGGGGATGGTCGGTCTGAACGGCGAGAAGATGTCCAAGTCGAAGGGCAACCTCGTCTTCGTCTCGCAGCTGCGGAAGGACGGCGTCGATCCGGCCGCCATCCGGCTCACCCTGCTGGCGCACCACTACCGCGCCGACTGGGAGTACACCGACGCGGTGCTGGAGGCGGCGCAGCAGCGGCTCGACCGCTGGCGTTCGGCTGTCTCGCGGCCGGACGGCCCGCCCGCCGAGGCCATGCTGGAGGCGGTGCGGACCGCGCTCGCGGACGATCTCGACACCCCCGCCGCGCTGGCCGCCGTCGACACCTGGGCCGAGCAGCAGGCCGAGCAGGGCGGCACCGACGAGGGCGCGCCCGGACTGGTCTCCCGCACCGTCGATGCGCTGCTGGGCGTCGCGCTGTAA
- a CDS encoding SCO1664 family protein, protein MPAPERVPPGRMSGTAPAAEATRELLRQGTLTVRGQITAASNTVLFGTVEHAGSSLPCVYKPVAGERPLWDFPDGNLAQREVAAYEVSRATGWDLIPATVLRDGPYGVGMCQAWVGEPPDAADDDEDAPPGETAEAASDDEPESGPEEEPAPLLALVDAEEPGEGWKAVGFADVGGGRTALLVHADDPRLRRLAVLDAVLNNGDRKGGHLLPRPDGALYAIDHGVTFHVDDKLRTLLWGWAGEELTGEAVEALRRLSTALCADPGGPADGAEAPLAARLAELLTEAEVQAMGKRVEALLSSGRHPLPSGEWPAIPWPPV, encoded by the coding sequence ATGCCCGCGCCAGAACGGGTACCGCCGGGGCGAATGAGCGGTACGGCACCGGCCGCCGAGGCCACCCGCGAGCTGCTCCGGCAGGGCACGCTCACCGTCCGGGGACAGATCACCGCCGCGTCCAACACCGTGCTGTTCGGCACGGTCGAGCACGCCGGCAGCAGCCTGCCCTGCGTCTACAAACCCGTCGCCGGTGAGCGGCCGCTGTGGGACTTCCCCGACGGCAACCTCGCCCAGCGCGAGGTCGCGGCCTACGAGGTCTCCCGCGCCACCGGCTGGGATCTGATACCCGCCACCGTGCTGCGCGACGGCCCCTACGGCGTGGGTATGTGCCAGGCGTGGGTGGGCGAGCCCCCGGACGCCGCCGATGACGACGAGGACGCGCCGCCCGGGGAGACGGCCGAGGCCGCGTCGGACGACGAGCCGGAGAGCGGACCGGAGGAGGAGCCGGCACCGCTGCTCGCGCTGGTCGACGCCGAGGAGCCGGGCGAGGGCTGGAAGGCGGTCGGCTTCGCGGACGTCGGCGGCGGGCGGACAGCGCTGCTCGTGCACGCCGACGACCCCCGGCTGCGCCGGCTGGCGGTGCTCGACGCCGTGCTGAACAACGGCGACCGCAAGGGCGGCCATCTGCTGCCCCGGCCCGACGGCGCGCTGTACGCCATCGACCACGGCGTCACCTTCCATGTGGACGACAAGCTGCGCACCCTGCTGTGGGGCTGGGCGGGCGAGGAGCTGACCGGCGAGGCCGTCGAGGCGCTGCGCAGGCTCTCCACCGCGCTCTGCGCCGACCCGGGCGGCCCCGCGGACGGCGCGGAGGCTCCGCTGGCGGCGCGGCTGGCCGAGCTGCTCACCGAGGCCGAGGTGCAGGCCATGGGCAAGCGGGTGGAGGCCCTGCTGAGCTCCGGGCGGCATCCGTTGCCGAGTGGCGAGTGGCCCGCCATCCCCTGGCCGCCGGTCTGA
- a CDS encoding DUF3090 domain-containing protein — translation MSRQVFLYDPPDRFVAGTVGLPGRRTFFLQASAGGRTTSVALEKAQVEALAERIDELLDEVVRRSGGSAPVPAVAPSEVDDTGPLESPVEEEFRVGTMALAWDGDGERMVVEAQAIVELEPGEDEDLADAEERLLQDDENGPPMLRVRISGNMARAFAKRAMEVVNAGRPPCPLCSLPLDPEGHVCPRQNGYRRGE, via the coding sequence GTGTCCCGTCAGGTATTTCTGTACGATCCGCCGGACCGGTTCGTCGCCGGTACCGTCGGTCTGCCTGGCCGCCGCACCTTCTTCCTCCAAGCCAGTGCGGGGGGCCGCACCACCAGCGTGGCCCTGGAGAAGGCGCAGGTCGAAGCGCTCGCCGAACGGATCGACGAGCTGCTGGACGAGGTGGTGCGCCGCTCCGGCGGCAGCGCGCCCGTGCCCGCCGTCGCCCCCTCCGAGGTCGATGACACCGGCCCTCTGGAGAGCCCGGTCGAGGAGGAGTTCCGGGTCGGCACCATGGCCCTGGCCTGGGACGGCGACGGCGAGCGGATGGTCGTCGAGGCGCAGGCCATCGTGGAGCTGGAGCCCGGCGAGGACGAGGACCTGGCCGACGCGGAGGAGCGGCTGCTCCAGGACGACGAGAACGGGCCCCCGATGCTCCGGGTGCGGATCAGCGGGAACATGGCCCGCGCCTTCGCCAAGCGGGCGATGGAGGTCGTCAACGCGGGCCGGCCGCCGTGTCCGCTGTGCAGCCTGCCGCTCGATCCGGAGGGACACGTATGCCCGCGCCAGAACGGGTACCGCCGGGGCGAATGA